In Agromyces sp. SYSU T00194, a genomic segment contains:
- a CDS encoding alpha/beta fold hydrolase, with amino-acid sequence MTDDSPYAAGLRRIPVRRRSATIGGAVTRWWDYGDPDAPRTIVLVHGFRGDHHGLEPLVAQLDRVRVLSPDLPGFGASGTLPGTHDIAGYAEWLRAFVAHAGLDEPPVVLGHSFGSIVVAAAVSGGLEASAVVLVNPISAPALEGPRAVLTKGAIAYYRIAAALPQRLGFALLRNRAIVRVMSVSMAKTRDRRLRRFIHGQHDRYFSVFHDRDMLLEAFRASVGSDVSDYVDGLTLPVLLVAADRDDITPVEAQHRLAERLPDARLRVIDGVGHLIHYETPGAAAGFIRAFLAGLDARAARGGAA; translated from the coding sequence ATGACCGACGACTCGCCGTACGCCGCCGGGCTCCGGCGCATCCCGGTCCGGCGCCGCTCCGCGACGATCGGCGGCGCCGTGACGCGCTGGTGGGACTACGGCGACCCCGACGCCCCGCGAACCATCGTGCTCGTGCACGGCTTCCGCGGCGACCACCACGGCCTCGAGCCGCTCGTGGCGCAGCTCGACCGCGTGCGCGTGCTCTCGCCCGACCTGCCCGGCTTCGGCGCCTCCGGCACGCTGCCCGGCACGCACGACATCGCGGGCTACGCCGAGTGGCTGCGCGCATTCGTCGCCCACGCCGGCCTCGACGAGCCGCCGGTGGTGCTCGGCCACTCGTTCGGGTCGATCGTGGTCGCCGCCGCGGTGTCGGGCGGGCTCGAGGCATCCGCCGTCGTGCTCGTGAACCCGATCTCCGCCCCCGCGCTCGAGGGCCCGCGGGCGGTGCTCACCAAGGGCGCGATCGCCTACTACCGCATCGCCGCCGCGCTGCCGCAGCGCCTCGGCTTCGCCCTGCTGCGCAACCGTGCGATCGTGCGCGTGATGAGCGTGAGCATGGCCAAGACGCGCGACCGTCGGCTGCGACGCTTCATCCACGGGCAGCACGATCGCTACTTCTCGGTGTTCCACGACCGCGACATGCTCCTGGAGGCGTTCCGCGCGAGCGTCGGCAGCGACGTGTCCGACTACGTCGACGGCCTCACGCTCCCGGTGCTGCTGGTCGCCGCCGACCGCGACGACATCACGCCGGTAGAGGCGCAGCACCGGCTCGCCGAGCGGCTGCCCGACGCCCGCCTGCGGGTGATCGACGGCGTCGGGCACCTGATCCACTACGAGACGCCCGGTGCGGCGGCCGGGTTCATCCGGGCGTTCCTCGCCGGGCTCGACGCACGCGCCGCCCGCGGCGGTGCCGCGTGA
- a CDS encoding SGNH/GDSL hydrolase family protein, with product MVTQQHPWSRYVAIGDSFTEGIGDPEPGVPGGHRGWADRVAEVLARGSDDFAYANLAIRGRLIQQIIDEQVEPALALRPDLITISAGGNDVIRPGTDPDEISSRFEYAIQRLGRDRATIVLFTGVDVGFSPVFRGIRGKVAIYNENLRSIAAAHDCIVADQWALHEIQDQRMWAPDRLHLNALGHHTVARMVLDALNVENDLEPMQPEPLELRRWRQARVEDLQWAREYLVPWVVRRIRHQSSGDLVAPKRPEAGPYSAGPPTAEPRAD from the coding sequence ATGGTCACCCAGCAGCATCCGTGGTCGCGGTACGTGGCGATCGGCGATTCCTTCACCGAGGGCATCGGCGATCCCGAGCCCGGTGTCCCCGGCGGTCACCGCGGATGGGCCGACCGCGTCGCCGAGGTGCTGGCGCGCGGCAGCGACGACTTCGCCTATGCGAACCTCGCGATCCGCGGCCGCCTCATCCAGCAGATCATCGACGAACAGGTCGAGCCGGCCCTCGCGCTGCGTCCCGACCTCATCACCATCTCCGCGGGCGGCAACGACGTGATCCGGCCGGGCACCGACCCCGACGAGATCTCGAGCCGCTTCGAGTACGCCATCCAGCGGCTGGGTCGCGACCGGGCCACGATCGTGCTCTTCACGGGCGTCGACGTGGGCTTCTCCCCCGTCTTCCGCGGCATCCGCGGCAAGGTGGCGATCTACAACGAGAACCTCCGGTCCATCGCGGCCGCGCACGACTGCATCGTGGCCGACCAGTGGGCGCTGCACGAGATCCAGGACCAGCGCATGTGGGCGCCCGACCGACTGCACCTGAACGCGCTCGGCCATCACACGGTCGCTCGGATGGTGCTCGACGCCCTGAACGTCGAGAACGACCTCGAGCCGATGCAACCCGAGCCGCTCGAGCTCCGTCGCTGGCGGCAGGCCCGCGTCGAGGACCTCCAGTGGGCGCGCGAGTACCTGGTGCCGTGGGTCGTGCGCCGCATCCGCCACCAGTCGTCGGGCGATCTCGTTGCGCCCAAGCGCCCGGAGGCCGGGCCCTACTCGGCCGGACCCCCCACCGCGGAGCCGCGCGCCGACTGA
- a CDS encoding ABC transporter ATP-binding protein, with translation MSTTVLQLSDVSVVRDGNTILDDVDWTVESDQRWVVLGPNGAGKTTLLQIAAAAMHPSSGTAEILQETLGKVDVFELRPMIGFASTAMARKVPKNETVLDVVLTAAYSVTGRWNEQYEDIDTRRAQRVLAEWKLDALADRRFGSLSDGEQKRVQIARAVMTDPELLLLDEPAASLDLGAREELVELLGGYASSPNAPAIVMVTHHVEEIPNGFTHALLLADGKVVQAGPLGETLTGEHLSSTFGMGIALEERDGRFWARAE, from the coding sequence ATGTCGACCACCGTGCTGCAGCTCTCCGACGTCTCGGTTGTCCGCGACGGCAACACCATCCTCGACGACGTGGACTGGACGGTGGAGTCGGACCAGCGCTGGGTCGTGCTCGGCCCGAACGGAGCCGGGAAGACCACGCTGCTGCAGATCGCGGCCGCCGCGATGCACCCGTCGTCGGGCACCGCCGAGATCCTCCAGGAGACCCTCGGCAAGGTCGACGTGTTCGAGCTCCGCCCGATGATCGGCTTCGCCTCGACGGCGATGGCCCGCAAGGTGCCGAAGAACGAGACCGTGCTCGACGTCGTGCTGACCGCCGCCTACTCGGTCACCGGCCGCTGGAACGAGCAGTACGAGGACATCGACACCCGGCGCGCGCAGCGCGTGCTGGCCGAGTGGAAGCTCGATGCCCTGGCCGACCGCCGCTTCGGCAGCCTGAGCGACGGCGAGCAGAAGCGCGTGCAGATCGCGCGCGCCGTCATGACCGACCCCGAACTGCTCCTCCTCGACGAGCCGGCCGCGAGCCTCGACCTCGGCGCCCGCGAGGAGCTCGTCGAGCTCCTGGGCGGCTACGCGAGCTCGCCGAACGCCCCGGCGATCGTCATGGTCACCCACCACGTCGAGGAGATCCCGAACGGGTTCACCCACGCCCTGCTGCTGGCCGACGGCAAGGTCGTGCAGGCCGGCCCGCTCGGCGAGACCCTCACGGGCGAGCACCTCTCGAGCACCTTCGGCATGGGCATCGCGCTCGAGGAGCGCGACGGCCGCTTCTGGGCACGCGCCGAATGA
- the glgC gene encoding glucose-1-phosphate adenylyltransferase — protein MTPRKIFGIVLAGGEGKRLMPLTEDRAKPAVPFGGQYRLIDFALSNLINSGLTQIVVLTQYKSHSLDRHVSQTWRLSGLLNSYVASVPAQQRLGKRWFSGSADAILQSLNLIHDENPDIIVVVGADHVYRMDFAQMIEAHVESGLDATVAAIRQPISLADQFGVIEVDDDNPARIQRFLEKPKDPVGLPDAPHEVLASMGNYVFNADALIDAVLRDGELTDSNHDMGGDIVPAFVSQGRAGVYDLRRNSVPGSTDRDRYYWRDVGTIDSFFEAHQDLISVLPVFNLYNREWPIFSQQRNSPPAKFTRDARGTLGTMIDSIVSLGSVISGAHVERSVLGPWATVGSGAHVADSIVFDRASIEAGATVRRAILDKDVVVEAGAQVGVDPELDRSRGFIVTPSGITVVGKGSRVRRAN, from the coding sequence ATGACGCCTCGGAAGATCTTCGGAATCGTCCTCGCGGGCGGCGAGGGGAAGCGGCTGATGCCGCTCACCGAGGACCGGGCCAAGCCGGCAGTGCCGTTCGGGGGCCAGTACCGGCTCATCGACTTCGCGCTGTCGAACCTGATCAACTCCGGCCTCACCCAGATCGTCGTCCTCACCCAGTACAAGTCGCACAGCCTCGACCGGCACGTGTCGCAGACGTGGCGGCTCAGCGGCCTGCTGAACTCATACGTCGCGTCCGTGCCCGCGCAGCAGCGGCTCGGCAAGCGATGGTTCTCGGGGTCCGCCGACGCGATCCTGCAGAGCCTCAACCTGATCCACGACGAGAACCCCGACATCATCGTGGTGGTCGGCGCCGACCACGTGTACCGCATGGACTTCGCCCAGATGATCGAGGCGCACGTCGAGTCGGGCCTCGACGCCACCGTTGCGGCCATCCGACAGCCCATCTCGCTCGCGGACCAGTTCGGCGTCATCGAGGTCGACGACGACAACCCCGCCCGCATCCAGCGGTTCCTCGAGAAGCCGAAGGACCCGGTCGGGCTCCCGGACGCCCCGCACGAGGTGCTCGCCTCGATGGGCAACTACGTGTTCAACGCCGACGCGCTGATCGACGCGGTGCTGCGCGACGGCGAGCTCACCGACTCGAACCACGACATGGGCGGCGACATCGTGCCCGCGTTCGTCTCGCAGGGCCGGGCCGGCGTCTACGACCTCCGGCGCAACTCCGTGCCGGGCTCGACCGATCGCGACCGGTACTACTGGCGCGACGTCGGCACCATCGACTCGTTCTTCGAGGCGCACCAGGACCTCATCTCGGTGCTGCCCGTCTTCAACCTGTACAACCGCGAATGGCCGATCTTCAGCCAGCAGCGCAACTCCCCGCCCGCCAAGTTCACCCGCGACGCCCGCGGCACCCTCGGCACCATGATCGACTCGATCGTCTCGCTCGGCTCGGTCATCTCGGGGGCCCACGTCGAGCGCAGCGTGCTCGGCCCGTGGGCGACGGTGGGCTCCGGGGCGCACGTGGCCGACTCGATCGTGTTCGACCGGGCGAGCATCGAGGCGGGGGCCACCGTGCGCCGCGCCATCCTCGACAAGGACGTCGTCGTGGAGGCGGGAGCGCAGGTCGGGGTCGATCCCGAGCTCGACCGCTCGCGCGGGTTCATCGTCACCCCGAGCGGCATCACGGTCGTGGGCAAGGGCTCACGGGTCCGGCGGGCGAACTGA
- a CDS encoding 3'-5' exonuclease translates to MDTLRRTWTDRLAVFDLETTGVDPETCRIVTAHLGVLDGDGHVVGAHDWLLDPGVDIPEEASAIHGVTTARARAEGMRAHEGVAQLIDAIAHLLAQGVPLVAYNAAYDLTVLDREAKRYAVPPLHAPSPVIDPYVIDKALDRYRRGKRTLSVTAAHYGVDLDAAHEACADAVAAGRVALALADAFPELHALDVDELHARQVGWARDQAAGYQAWRRANGSPDFTTSGAWPSR, encoded by the coding sequence GTGGACACCCTGCGACGCACCTGGACCGATCGGCTGGCCGTGTTCGACCTCGAGACGACGGGCGTCGATCCGGAGACCTGCCGCATCGTCACCGCGCACCTCGGCGTGCTCGACGGCGACGGACACGTGGTGGGGGCGCACGACTGGCTGCTCGACCCGGGCGTTGACATCCCCGAGGAGGCCTCCGCGATCCACGGCGTGACGACGGCGCGCGCCCGCGCCGAGGGCATGCGCGCCCACGAGGGCGTCGCGCAGCTCATCGACGCGATCGCGCACCTGCTCGCGCAGGGCGTGCCGCTCGTGGCGTACAACGCCGCCTACGACCTGACCGTGCTCGACCGCGAGGCGAAGCGCTACGCCGTGCCGCCGCTGCACGCTCCGTCACCCGTCATCGACCCGTACGTCATCGACAAGGCGCTCGACCGGTACCGACGCGGCAAGCGCACGCTCTCGGTCACCGCCGCGCACTACGGCGTCGACCTGGACGCCGCCCACGAGGCCTGCGCCGACGCGGTCGCCGCCGGGCGGGTGGCGCTCGCCCTCGCAGACGCCTTCCCCGAGCTGCACGCCCTCGACGTCGACGAGCTGCACGCCCGGCAGGTCGGCTGGGCCCGCGACCAGGCCGCCGGCTACCAGGCCTGGCGCCGGGCGAACGGCAGCCCCGACTTCACGACCTCGGGCGCCTGGCCGAGCCGCTGA
- a CDS encoding TrmH family RNA methyltransferase, with protein MRVQELTDTGHPLLADYTDLTDVALRSVREPAEGLYVAESAKVIRRAIRAGHRPRSVLLERKWLPDLEETLAPLDVDVLVAGSALVEQVTGYRVHRGALAAMHRPALADPAELLADARTVVVLEDIVDHTNVGAVFRSVAGLGADAVLVTPRCADPLYRRSVRVSMGTVFQVPWTRIGEWDTAREVFHAGGFELAALALADDAVGLRDYARHRPERVAILLGAEGDGLSRRALRAADRVVTIPMAHGVDSLNVAAAGAVALYALAAD; from the coding sequence ATGCGCGTTCAGGAGTTGACCGACACGGGGCATCCGCTGCTCGCCGATTACACCGACCTCACCGACGTGGCGCTGCGGTCCGTGCGCGAGCCCGCCGAGGGGCTGTACGTCGCCGAGTCGGCGAAGGTGATCCGGCGGGCGATCCGTGCCGGCCACCGCCCGCGCTCGGTGCTGCTCGAGCGCAAGTGGCTGCCCGACCTCGAGGAGACGCTCGCGCCGCTGGACGTCGACGTGCTCGTGGCCGGATCCGCCCTCGTCGAGCAGGTCACCGGGTACCGCGTGCACCGCGGCGCCCTCGCGGCGATGCACCGTCCCGCGCTCGCCGACCCCGCGGAACTGCTGGCGGATGCCCGCACCGTCGTCGTGCTCGAGGACATCGTCGACCACACCAACGTCGGCGCCGTGTTCCGCAGCGTCGCCGGGCTCGGGGCGGATGCGGTGCTCGTCACGCCGCGCTGCGCGGACCCGCTGTACCGGCGGAGCGTGCGGGTCAGCATGGGAACGGTCTTCCAGGTGCCGTGGACCCGGATCGGGGAGTGGGACACCGCGCGCGAGGTGTTCCACGCGGGCGGGTTCGAGCTGGCCGCGCTGGCGCTGGCCGACGACGCGGTGGGGCTGCGCGACTACGCGCGCCACCGGCCGGAGCGGGTCGCGATCCTGCTCGGCGCCGAGGGCGACGGCCTCAGCCGTCGCGCGCTGCGTGCGGCCGACCGCGTCGTCACCATCCCGATGGCGCACGGGGTCGACTCGCTCAACGTCGCCGCCGCAGGTGCGGTCGCGTTGTACGCACTGGCCGCCGACTAG
- the glgA gene encoding glycogen synthase, translating to MRVDLMTREYPPEVYGGAGVHVAELVRALRRDIDVTVRCFGAPRDEPDTYAYAVPGGLEGANPAISTLGVDLAMAQDAAGADVVHSHTWYANSAGHLAKLLHGVPHVVTAHSLEPLRPWKAEQLGGGYRVSSWAERTAFEAADAVIAVSEGMRRDILRSYPSLDPADVRVVYNGIDLQRWTPVDDADTVRALGIDPDRRSVVFVGRITRQKGLPYLLRAARALPADVQLVLCAGAPDTPEIMAEVTGLVEELRAEREGVVWIERLLPQPELAAVLSAGTTFVCPSVYEPLGIVNLEAMACGIAVVGTATGGIPEVVDDGVTGRLVPIEQVDDGTGTPVDPDRFVADLAATLTEVVDDPARAAEFGRAGRERAERHFDWTAIAERTREIYRDVLGHSA from the coding sequence ATGCGCGTGGACCTGATGACCCGTGAGTATCCGCCGGAGGTCTACGGAGGCGCCGGCGTGCACGTCGCCGAGCTCGTCCGAGCCCTGCGGCGCGACATCGACGTGACCGTGCGCTGCTTCGGCGCGCCCCGCGACGAGCCCGACACCTACGCCTACGCGGTGCCGGGCGGGCTGGAGGGCGCGAACCCCGCGATCAGCACGCTGGGCGTCGACCTCGCCATGGCCCAGGACGCCGCGGGCGCCGACGTGGTGCACTCGCACACGTGGTACGCCAACTCCGCGGGCCACCTCGCGAAACTGCTGCACGGCGTGCCGCACGTCGTCACGGCGCACAGCCTCGAGCCGCTCCGGCCGTGGAAGGCGGAGCAGCTCGGCGGCGGGTACCGCGTGTCCAGCTGGGCCGAGCGCACCGCCTTCGAGGCCGCCGACGCGGTGATCGCCGTGAGCGAGGGGATGCGCCGCGACATCCTGCGCAGCTACCCGTCGCTCGACCCCGCCGACGTGCGGGTCGTCTACAACGGCATCGACCTCCAGCGCTGGACGCCGGTGGACGACGCCGACACGGTGCGCGCGCTGGGCATCGACCCCGACCGGCGCTCGGTCGTGTTCGTCGGCCGCATCACCCGCCAGAAGGGCCTGCCGTACCTGCTGCGCGCCGCGCGCGCGCTGCCCGCCGACGTGCAGCTCGTGCTCTGCGCCGGGGCGCCGGACACGCCCGAGATCATGGCCGAGGTGACGGGCCTCGTCGAGGAGCTGCGCGCCGAGCGCGAGGGCGTCGTCTGGATCGAGCGCCTGCTGCCGCAGCCCGAGCTCGCGGCCGTGCTGAGCGCGGGCACCACGTTCGTCTGCCCGTCGGTGTACGAGCCGCTCGGCATCGTGAACCTGGAGGCGATGGCCTGCGGCATCGCCGTCGTCGGCACCGCGACCGGCGGCATCCCCGAGGTCGTCGACGACGGCGTGACGGGCCGACTCGTCCCCATCGAGCAGGTCGACGACGGCACGGGCACGCCGGTCGACCCCGACCGCTTCGTCGCCGACCTCGCGGCGACACTCACCGAGGTGGTCGACGACCCCGCACGTGCGGCCGAGTTCGGGCGTGCGGGCCGGGAGCGGGCCGAACGGCACTTCGACTGGACGGCGATCGCGGAGCGCACGCGCGAGATCTACCGGGACGTGCTCGGCCACTCGGCCTGA
- a CDS encoding D-alanyl-D-alanine carboxypeptidase family protein has translation MPPSPRASRRVYRRRRIVVFGGLALFLAAVTAGGLYTANALNAEVPEVAAVVESPPFEAAPAAELDTPDVGAYAIGVLDDDGLLATSGETEPVPIASITKVVTALVVLDAKPLGADEQGPGIAYTAADVQIYWQSIAENGSTAPVVAGSTLTERQSLEAMMLPSANNYAKSLAIWAYGSEEAYLSAARAWLDAHGLDDTVVVDTSGLSPDSRSTPADLVELGRLALRHPALASIVAQESADLPAIGVVENTNRLLGTHGVDGIKTGTTDEAGACLLFSGDYEIGSRTVTLVGVALGAETHPELNAEIAGLLDTTAAGFHEVDVIDAGDEFAAYATAWGDRAVARADGEASVLVWSDTPITIEVDARPLALATDGADAGSLTVRAGDEVVEVPLALDGSLEDPGTWWRLSNPGGLDPQSARGSAVGGPAE, from the coding sequence GTGCCGCCATCCCCGCGGGCCTCGCGCCGTGTCTACCGCCGTCGCCGGATCGTCGTGTTCGGCGGGCTCGCGCTGTTCCTCGCGGCCGTCACGGCCGGCGGACTCTACACCGCGAACGCGCTGAACGCGGAGGTGCCGGAGGTCGCCGCGGTGGTCGAGTCGCCGCCGTTCGAGGCGGCGCCCGCCGCCGAGCTCGACACCCCCGACGTGGGGGCGTACGCCATCGGCGTGCTCGACGACGACGGGCTCCTGGCGACGTCGGGCGAGACCGAGCCGGTGCCGATCGCGAGCATCACCAAGGTCGTGACCGCGCTCGTCGTGCTCGATGCGAAGCCGCTCGGCGCCGATGAGCAGGGGCCCGGCATCGCGTACACGGCGGCGGACGTGCAGATCTACTGGCAGTCCATCGCGGAGAACGGCTCGACCGCCCCCGTGGTCGCCGGGTCGACCCTGACCGAGCGGCAGAGCCTCGAGGCGATGATGCTGCCCTCGGCCAACAACTACGCGAAGTCCCTCGCCATCTGGGCGTACGGGTCGGAGGAGGCCTACCTCTCCGCCGCGCGCGCCTGGCTCGATGCCCACGGGCTCGACGACACGGTCGTGGTCGACACCAGCGGGCTCTCACCCGACAGCCGGAGCACGCCCGCCGACCTGGTCGAACTCGGGCGACTCGCCCTACGGCATCCGGCCCTGGCATCGATCGTCGCCCAGGAGTCGGCCGACCTCCCGGCGATCGGCGTCGTGGAGAACACCAACCGGCTGCTCGGCACCCACGGCGTCGACGGCATCAAGACCGGCACGACCGACGAGGCCGGGGCGTGCCTGCTGTTCTCCGGCGACTACGAGATCGGCTCGCGCACGGTGACGCTCGTCGGCGTCGCACTCGGCGCCGAGACCCACCCCGAGCTGAACGCCGAGATCGCCGGGCTGCTCGACACCACGGCGGCCGGGTTCCACGAGGTCGACGTGATCGACGCCGGCGACGAGTTCGCCGCCTACGCCACGGCGTGGGGCGATCGGGCGGTCGCGCGGGCCGACGGCGAGGCATCCGTGCTCGTCTGGAGCGACACGCCCATCACGATCGAGGTCGACGCCCGCCCGCTCGCGCTCGCGACCGACGGCGCGGACGCGGGCAGCCTCACCGTGCGCGCGGGCGACGAGGTCGTCGAGGTGCCGCTCGCGCTCGACGGCAGCCTCGAGGACCCGGGCACCTGGTGGCGGCTGTCGAACCCCGGTGGGCTCGACCCTCAGTCGGCGCGCGGCTCCGCGGTGGGGGGTCCGGCCGAGTAG
- a CDS encoding glycosyltransferase family 4 protein: MRVVVDCRYTRIGRHDGISRFTAGIVAELAKLHPVTMLISDRRQLELLPDLPWVVVGSPTSVLEPLVARTVNRMQPDIVFSPMQTMGSWGRRYRLLLTLHDLIYYEHPTPPRDLPAFVRVLWRLYHLAWWPQRMLLNRADAVVTVSQTTASLIAEHALTERPVAVVPNAADALVDVALPRRAPTRGRLLYMGSFMPYKGVDTLVRAAARLPHHELHLLSRIGDAERRRLTALAPQAHLVFHDGVSDAAYGELLAGATALVHASSAEGFGIPLVEAMRVGTPVVVSDIPIFREIGGDAARYFRADDPDGLAAQVRALDDPEEWERRSAASVARADAYSWARSAERLLALMREVVGEGRRRRTRSVPTTGALTLPGLGRAPRVRSAGGRPSGRRVAGR; the protein is encoded by the coding sequence GTGAGGGTCGTCGTCGACTGCCGGTACACCCGGATCGGCCGTCACGACGGCATCAGCCGGTTCACCGCGGGCATCGTGGCCGAGCTCGCGAAGCTGCATCCGGTCACCATGCTCATCAGCGACCGGCGCCAGCTCGAACTGCTGCCCGACCTGCCGTGGGTGGTCGTCGGCTCTCCGACGAGCGTGCTCGAGCCGCTGGTGGCGAGGACGGTCAACCGGATGCAGCCCGACATCGTCTTCTCGCCCATGCAGACGATGGGCTCGTGGGGCCGCCGGTACCGGCTGCTGCTCACGCTGCACGACCTGATCTACTACGAGCACCCGACCCCGCCGCGCGACCTGCCGGCGTTCGTGCGGGTGCTCTGGCGCCTCTACCACCTGGCCTGGTGGCCGCAGCGGATGCTCCTGAACCGCGCCGACGCCGTCGTCACCGTGTCGCAGACGACCGCCTCCCTCATCGCCGAGCATGCGCTCACCGAGCGCCCGGTGGCCGTGGTGCCCAACGCCGCGGACGCGCTCGTGGACGTCGCACTGCCGCGGCGTGCGCCGACCCGCGGCCGGCTGCTCTACATGGGCTCGTTCATGCCGTACAAGGGCGTCGACACGCTGGTGCGGGCCGCAGCACGGCTGCCGCACCACGAGCTGCACCTGCTCAGCCGCATCGGGGACGCCGAGCGGCGGCGGCTCACCGCACTCGCGCCCCAGGCGCACCTGGTCTTCCACGACGGCGTGTCCGACGCGGCGTACGGCGAGCTCCTGGCGGGAGCGACCGCGCTCGTGCACGCCTCCTCGGCCGAGGGGTTCGGCATCCCGCTCGTCGAGGCGATGCGCGTGGGCACGCCGGTCGTGGTCAGCGACATCCCGATCTTCCGCGAGATCGGCGGCGACGCGGCCCGCTACTTCCGCGCCGACGATCCCGACGGTCTCGCCGCCCAGGTGCGCGCGCTCGACGACCCCGAGGAGTGGGAGCGCCGCTCCGCGGCGTCCGTCGCACGCGCCGATGCGTACAGCTGGGCGCGGTCGGCCGAGCGGCTGCTCGCGCTGATGCGGGAGGTCGTGGGGGAGGGGCGCCGGCGTCGCACCCGCTCGGTGCCGACGACGGGCGCGCTCACCCTGCCGGGCCTCGGTCGCGCCCCCCGCGTGCGCTCCGCCGGCGGCCGGCCGTCGGGCCGGCGGGTCGCGGGGCGCTGA
- a CDS encoding type B 50S ribosomal protein L31, whose translation MKTDIHPDYAPVVFRDLSSGATFLTRSTVSSDKTIEWEDGSTYPVIDVEISSASHPFYTGKQRILDSAGRVEKFNQRFKNFGK comes from the coding sequence ATGAAGACTGACATCCACCCCGACTACGCTCCGGTGGTCTTCCGCGACCTCTCGTCGGGTGCGACGTTCCTCACCCGTTCGACCGTCTCGAGCGACAAGACGATCGAGTGGGAGGACGGCAGCACCTACCCGGTCATCGACGTCGAGATCTCCTCGGCCTCGCACCCGTTCTACACGGGCAAGCAGCGCATCCTCGACTCGGCCGGCCGCGTCGAGAAGTTCAACCAGCGCTTCAAGAACTTCGGCAAGTAG
- a CDS encoding Sir2 family NAD-dependent protein deacetylase, with protein sequence MNASIEAQGVRDAGLDEALALLTGARIGVLTGAGVSTDSGIPDYRGEGAPVRNPMTFSAFQSSERARKRYWAGSHLGWRSFGTATPNAGHGALVDLELAGHVTGVITQNVDGLHHRAGSRHVVDLHGSMDRVVCLECGQQYSRFAIADRLDALNPAFARPGAVRLAPDGDVEVDDVDAIVVPGCEVCGGVLKPDVVFFGEFVPTDVFQAAASIVRSSDVLLVAGSSLVVNSGMRLLEQARRARMPIVVVNRGITKGDSRATVKLDAGTTETLLAFARHLIGD encoded by the coding sequence ATGAACGCCTCGATCGAGGCGCAGGGCGTACGCGACGCGGGCCTGGACGAGGCCCTCGCGCTCCTGACCGGTGCCCGCATCGGCGTGCTGACCGGCGCGGGCGTGAGCACCGACTCCGGCATTCCCGACTACCGCGGCGAGGGCGCGCCGGTGCGCAACCCGATGACCTTCAGCGCGTTCCAGTCGTCGGAGCGCGCCCGCAAGCGCTACTGGGCCGGCAGCCACCTCGGTTGGCGGAGCTTCGGCACCGCGACGCCGAATGCCGGCCACGGTGCCCTGGTCGACCTGGAGCTCGCCGGCCACGTGACCGGCGTCATCACGCAGAACGTCGACGGCCTGCACCATCGGGCGGGCAGCCGTCACGTGGTCGACCTGCACGGCAGCATGGACCGCGTGGTCTGCCTCGAGTGCGGGCAGCAGTACTCGCGCTTCGCGATCGCCGATCGGCTCGACGCGCTGAACCCGGCGTTCGCACGCCCGGGCGCGGTGCGCCTCGCACCCGACGGCGACGTCGAGGTCGACGACGTCGATGCGATCGTCGTGCCCGGGTGCGAGGTCTGCGGCGGCGTGCTGAAGCCCGACGTGGTGTTCTTCGGCGAGTTCGTGCCGACCGACGTGTTCCAGGCGGCGGCCTCGATCGTGCGCAGTTCCGACGTGCTCCTCGTCGCCGGCTCGTCGCTCGTGGTGAACTCCGGCATGCGCCTGCTCGAGCAGGCGCGGCGCGCCCGCATGCCGATCGTGGTCGTCAACCGCGGCATCACGAAGGGCGACAGCCGCGCCACCGTGAAGCTCGACGCCGGCACGACGGAGACGCTGCTCGCGTTCGCCCGTCACCTGATCGGCGACTGA